A single genomic interval of Carassius gibelio isolate Cgi1373 ecotype wild population from Czech Republic chromosome A22, carGib1.2-hapl.c, whole genome shotgun sequence harbors:
- the camsap2a gene encoding calmodulin-regulated spectrin-associated protein 2a isoform X3, with translation MMGDLTHSRDPRNTFIVPAIKSSDHYDFNRAKIRASLTWLVAKAFGTDSVPGDLNEPFYRDQYEQEHLKPPVVSLLLSAELYCRAGSLILKSDAVKPLLGHDAVIQALAQKGLYVTDQERLVTERDLQKKPIQMSAHLAMIDTLMMAYTAETVSVEKVMACMQQYSTDYTDGDVPYDTEDAVTSWMNKVNEYLKEIIMQEQRRTEAQNAEPVENPKSPTKWYMKLVPARYRKEQVLPKMMPWIPPVDNLLKDSTDGCALAALLHFYCPTIILLEDVCLKETMSLADSLYNLQLVQDFCKEHLNHCCHFSLEDMLYAHSSIKNNYLVFMAELFWWFEVVKPPFIQPQVLDTEAPAPSLKNLPSVPISKVTKRSFMEQPPSPDRPSLPLRPQPQTPGSGEIKRSTSMSFVESFMGTWPKEKSAAQGVFFEIPFDKESTNQTPTGRGMTRSVSTEGFGSKIPHGTKGIKRNLSFQPVNGKNMGIEEEVCPDSLSGNHNSHLNGSGPPSIEEALEIIHNSEKKSQSPRAHAPSEGFFLHLQNKSDLNPEAKDAELDSVSESSKGIASTSTTEVDTGIHVRTEDIQETLDEDSSLRDCTVSMELDTDQDFEARASHSQGSTSPCPSTLSSKSPAGSTPGIKMTSFAEQKLRKLNPNMEAKGAASQSTTPDGLDLGIPHSVSWAPSPEVSPAHQPSKDPAHAMAAEMVQLRMRLEEKRRAIEAQKKKVEAAFTRHRQKMGRSAFLTVVKRKGVDGTSPSQEDTPSSEGSKTPAETPQPVKSPVKSAGEDGTSEADLMEYTRSIEKLNASLSFLQNEMQRLAQQQEVIMQMREQQAWVVSPPQPSPQKQVRDLRGSGARSSGSPSPADSPRATHRSPTNLKRKSASFHSKTPRTPRPSELKVTPFNRVLTVPQSVDSIPRLRRFSPSQSMYCSFSYLGNEKKPPSGVEATDKGIEQGLESLSIECSSGTITSPSNETQQAVTEDVDSSAKEPEERVEESKKENEAKEEREQLKKPANEIKPAVESSVSEVLTQIVMETVIVTPTEPADIAHQTNKNLIEVPLSVLKPLDGQTLQDEGEKETSGENLDDEQKMCRGFFFKDDMKEEDSMAMKRAAILEKRLRRERESQQRKQQLEAELEQKKEEARLKAEEDRMKKEEDKARREFIKQEYLRRKQLKLMEDMDTLVKPRPMGAKQRKPRPKSIHRDVMESPRTPVRATAVSSLSLASLGDNDSVNSDKKTQRSHSLASGRLFFYLSSPSVRNRSRPDSADGCLSPTRSSSRNEEKDWENGSTTSSLTSNTEYTGPKLYKEPSAKSNKHIIQNALAHCCLAGKVNEGQKNKILEEMEKSGANNFLLLFRDSGCQFRSVFTYCPDTEEINKLAGIGPKTISRKMIDGLYKYNSDRKQFSQIPAKTMSASVDAITIHSHLWHTKKPGTPKKVVALKS, from the exons ATGATGGGAGATCTGACCCACTCCAGAGATCCCAGAAACACTTTCATTGTCCCTGCCATCAAGTCTTCTGATCATTATGATTTTAATAGAGCTAAAATCAGAGCCAGCCTCACATGGCTGGTGGCCAAAGCCTTCGGTACAG ACAGTGTTCCAGGAGACCTGAATGAGCCTTTCTACAGGGACCAGTATGAGCAGGAGCACCTGAAGCCTCCGGTGGTGAGCCTGCTGCTGTCAGCTGAGCTGTACTGCCGAGCAGGAAGTCTGATTTTAAAGAGCGATGCTGTCAAACCTCTGCTGGGTCATGACGCCGTCATCCAGGCTCTGGCTCAGAAGGGCCTGTACGTCACTGACCAGGAGAGACTGGTGACCGAGAGAGACCTGCAGAAGAAACCCATCCAGATG AGCGCCCACCTGGCCATGATTGACACGCTAATGATGGCGTATACAGCAGAGACGGTGAGTGTGGAGAAGGTGATGGCCTGCATGCAGCAATACTCCACCGATTACACAGACGGAGACGTGCCCTACGACACAGAGGATGCAGTCACTAGCTGGATGAATAAG GTGAATGAATACTTGAAAGAAATCATAATGCAGGAGCAACGGAGGACGGAGGCGCAGAACGCAGAGCCTGTTGAGAATCCAAAG TCTCCGACCAAGTGGTATATGAAGCTGGTTCCT GCACGTTACAGGAAGGAGCAGGTTCTGCCCAAGATGATGCCGTGGATCCCTCCAGTGGACAACCTCCTGAAGGACAGCACGGATGGCTGTGCCCTCGCCGCCCTCCTGCACTTTTACTGCCCCACCATCATCCTCCTGGAAG ACGTTTGCCTGAAGGAGACCATGTCGCTGGCAGACAGTCTGTACAACCTCCAGCTCGTCCAGGACTTCTGTAAGGAACACTTGAACCATTGCTGCCACTTCAGTCTGGAGGACATGCTCTACGCTCATTCTTCCATCAAA AATAACTATCTTGTGTTTATGGCTGAGCTGTTCTGGTGGTTCGAGGTCGTTAAGCCACCATTCATCCAGCCTCAGGTGTTGGATACTGAAG CACCAGCCCCTTCACTGAAAAATCTGCCATCTGTGCCCATCTCAAAGGTCACTAAGAGAAGTTTCATGGAACAACCACCTAGTCCAGACAGACCAAG TCTGCCACTCCGACCTCAACCACAGACTCCAGGCTCAG GTGAGATCAAGAGATCGACCTCAATGTCATTTGTGGAAAGCTTTATGGGTACTTGGCCCAAAGAGAA GTCTGCTGCTCAGGGAGTGTTCTTTGAAATCCCATTTGATAAAGAGAGCACCAATCAAACACCTACTGGACGGGGGATGACTCGCTCTGTCAGCACTGAAGGTTTTGGTTCCAAGATACCCCACGGCACCAAGGGCATCAAAAGAAACCTGTCCTTTCAGCCGGTTAATGGCAAGAACATGGGCATTGAGGAGGAAGTCTGTCCTGACAGCCTATCAGGAAATCATAATAGCCATCTAAATGGCTCAGGGCCACCTAGCATTGAAGAGGCCCTTGAGATCATCCACAACTCAGAGAAGAAATCTCAGAGCCCCAGGGCCCATGCGCCCAGTGAGGGCTTCTTTCTTCACCTCCAGAATAAAAGTGATTTGAACCCTGAAGCAAAGGATGCCGAGCTAGACTCCGTTTCAGAATCATCCAAAGGGATTGCTAGCACATCCACCACTGAAGTAGACACCGGCATCCATGTGCGGACAGAGGACATCCAAGAGACACTAGATGAGGATTCATCCCTAAGGGATTGTACTGTCAGCATGGAGCTTGACACAGATCAAGACTTTGAAGCAAGAGCTTCCCATAGCCAGGGCTCTACAAGCCCATGTCCCAGCACCCTAAGCAGCAAGTCCCCTGCTGGAAGTACCCCTGGGATTAAGATGACCAGCTTTGCTGAGCAGAAGCTCCGTAAACTGAATCCAAACATGGAGGCTAAAGGTGCTGCTTCCCAAAGTACAACACCAGACGGATTAGATCTCGGTATTCCTCACTCTGTCTCCTGGGCTCCTTCACCTGAGGTGAGCCCTGCACATCAGCCATCCAAAGACCCGGCCCATGCCATGGCTGCGGAAATGGTGCAGCTGCGTATGAGACTTGAGGAGAAGCGTCGAGCTATTGAGGCTCAGAAGAAGAAAGTAGAGGCGGCTTTTACCCGACACCGCCAGAAGATGGGACGCAGTGCCTTCCTCACAGTTGTCAAGAGGAAAGGAGTAGATGGCACCTCACCTTCTCAGGAGGACACTCCTAGCTCGGAGGGAAGCAAGACACCAGCGGAGACACCTCAGCCAGTCAAGTCTCCGGTGAAGTCTGCGGGTGAGGACGGGACATCCGAGGCAGATCTGATGGAATACACACGTTCCATTGAGAAGCTCAATGCTTCCCTAAGCTTCTTGCAGAACGAGATGCAGCGGCTGGCCCAGCAGCAGGAGGTAATCATGCAGATGCGGGAGCAACAGGCTTGGGTTGTGTCGCCACCTCAACCTTCTCCACAAAAGCAGGTGCGAGATCTCCGAGGGAGTGGGGCGCGCTCTTCTGGGTCTCCCTCACCTGCGGATTCTCCTAGAGCTACGCACCGTTCCCCTACAAACCTTAAGAGGAAGTCTGCTTCTTTCCATTCAAAGACACCAAGGACACCCAGACCCAGTGAGCTAAAGGTCACTCCCTTCAACCGAGTCCTGACCGTTCCACAGTCGGTGGACAGCATACCACGCTTAAGAAGGTTCTCCCCATCTCAGTCCATGTACTGCTCATTTTCTTATTTGGGAAATGAGAAGAAACCACCATCAGGAGTTGAAGCCACAGACAAAGGCATAGAACAAGGCCTTGAGTCTTTATCGATTGAATGTTCTTCTGGTACCATTACCTCCCCATCCAATGAAACCCAGCAGGCTGTAACTGAAGATGTTGACTCATCAGCCAAGGAGCCAGAAGAAAGGGTAGAGGAGAGCAAGAAGGAGAACGAGGCAAAAGAAGAAAGGGAACAGCTGAAGAAGCCAGCAAATGAGATAAAGCCGGCAGTGGAATCTAGTGTGTCGGAAGTTTTGACGCAGATTGTAATGGAGACCGTCATTGTCACTCCCACCGAGCCAGCTGATATTGCCCATCAGACCAACAAAAATTTGATTGAGGTTCCATTGTCTGTTCTCAAGCCCCTGGATGGACAGACATTACAAGATGAAGGCGAGAAGGAGACCTCAGGGGAAAATCTGGACGATGAGCAGAAAATGTGCCGTGGATTCTTCTTTAAG GATGATATGAAGGAAGAGGACAGCATGGCCATGAAACGAGCAGCAATTCTGGAGAAAAGGCTGAGAAGGGAACGGGAGAGCCAGCAAAGGAAACAACAGCTAGAGGCGGAGCTTGAGCAAAAGAAAGAAGAGGCCAG ATTGAAAGCAGAGGAAGACCGCATGAAGAAGGAAGAAGACAAAGCCCGGCGGGAGTTTATCAAACAAGAATACCTGAGGAGAAAACAGCTGAAGCTTATGGAGGACATGGACACGCTGGTCAAACCACGGCCTATGGGGGCCAAACAGAGAAAACCACGGCCCAAGTCCATCCACAGAGATGTGATGGAGTCCCCCAGGACTCCTGTCAGGGCCACGGCAG TTTCCAGCCTGTCTCTGGCGTCTCTTGGAGATAATGACAGTGTCAACTCGGATAAGAAAACACAAAG AAGCCACAGCTTAGCATCTGGCAGGCTTTTCTTCTATCTGAGCTCTCCTAGTGTGAGAAATAGAAG TAGGCCTGACTCAGCAGACGGTTGCCTGTCGCCCACTCGCTCCAGCAGCCGTAATGAAGAGAAAGACTGGGAGAATGGTTCCACCACATCCTCACTTACGTCCAATACCGAATACACAg GTCCTAAATTATATAAGGAACCCAGTGCAAAGTCAAATAAGCATATCATTCAGAATGCTTTGGCACATTGCTGTTTGGCTGGCAAAGTCAATGAGGGACAGAAAAACAAGATTTTGGAA GAAATGGAGAAATCAGGGGCCAACAACTTCCTGCTCCTGTTCCGGGATTCCGGCTGCCAGTTCCGCTCTGTCTTCACATACTGCCCCGACACAGAGGAAATCAACAAGTTGGCCGGCATCGGTCCTAAAACCATCTCGCGCAAGATGATTGACGGCCTCTACAAGTACAACTCAGACAGGAAGCAGTTCAGCCAAATACCAGCCAAGACCATGTCGGCCAGCGTCGATGCCATCACGATCCACAGCCACCTGTGGCACACCAAAAAACCAGGAACGCCGAAGAAAGTAGTGGCCCTGAAGTCCTAG
- the camsap2a gene encoding calmodulin-regulated spectrin-associated protein 2a isoform X1 produces the protein MMGDLTHSRDPRNTFIVPAIKSSDHYDFNRAKIRASLTWLVAKAFGTDSVPGDLNEPFYRDQYEQEHLKPPVVSLLLSAELYCRAGSLILKSDAVKPLLGHDAVIQALAQKGLYVTDQERLVTERDLQKKPIQMSAHLAMIDTLMMAYTAETVSVEKVMACMQQYSTDYTDGDVPYDTEDAVTSWMNKVNEYLKEIIMQEQRRTEAQNAEPVENPKSPTKWYMKLVPARYRKEQVLPKMMPWIPPVDNLLKDSTDGCALAALLHFYCPTIILLEDVCLKETMSLADSLYNLQLVQDFCKEHLNHCCHFSLEDMLYAHSSIKNNYLVFMAELFWWFEVVKPPFIQPQVLDTEAPAPSLKNLPSVPISKVTKRSFMEQPPSPDRPSLPLRPQPQTPGSGEIKRSTSMSFVESFMGTWPKEKSAAQGVFFEIPFDKESTNQTPTGRGMTRSVSTEGFGSKIPHGTKGIKRNLSFQPVNGKNMGIEEEVCPDSLSGNHNSHLNGSGPPSIEEALEIIHNSEKKSQSPRAHAPSEGFFLHLQNKSDLNPEAKDAELDSVSESSKGIASTSTTEVDTGIHVRTEDIQETLDEDSSLRDCTVSMELDTDQDFEARASHSQGSTSPCPSTLSSKSPAGSTPGIKMTSFAEQKLRKLNPNMEAKGAASQSTTPDGLDLGIPHSVSWAPSPEVSPAHQPSKDPAHAMAAEMVQLRMRLEEKRRAIEAQKKKVEAAFTRHRQKMGRSAFLTVVKRKGVDGTSPSQEDTPSSEGSKTPAETPQPVKSPVKSAGEDGTSEADLMEYTRSIEKLNASLSFLQNEMQRLAQQQEVIMQMREQQAWVVSPPQPSPQKQVRDLRGSGARSSGSPSPADSPRATHRSPTNLKRKSASFHSKTPRTPRPSELKVTPFNRVLTVPQSVDSIPRLRRFSPSQSMYCSFSYLGNEKKPPSGVEATDKGIEQGLESLSIECSSGTITSPSNETQQAVTEDVDSSAKEPEERVEESKKENEAKEEREQLKKPANEIKPAVESSVSEVLTQIVMETVIVTPTEPADIAHQTNKNLIEVPLSVLKPLDGQTLQDEGEKETSGENLDDEQKMCRGFFFKDDMKEEDSMAMKRAAILEKRLRRERESQQRKQQLEAELEQKKEEARLKAEEDRMKKEEDKARREFIKQEYLRRKQLKLMEDMDTLVKPRPMGAKQRKPRPKSIHRDVMESPRTPVRATAGSRPRVFSVSSLSLASLGDNDSVNSDKKTQRSHSLASGRLFFYLSSPSVRNRSRPDSADGCLSPTRSSSRNEEKDWENGSTTSSLTSNTEYTGPKLYKEPSAKSNKHIIQNALAHCCLAGKVNEGQKNKILEEMEKSGANNFLLLFRDSGCQFRSVFTYCPDTEEINKLAGIGPKTISRKMIDGLYKYNSDRKQFSQIPAKTMSASVDAITIHSHLWHTKKPGTPKKVVALKS, from the exons ATGATGGGAGATCTGACCCACTCCAGAGATCCCAGAAACACTTTCATTGTCCCTGCCATCAAGTCTTCTGATCATTATGATTTTAATAGAGCTAAAATCAGAGCCAGCCTCACATGGCTGGTGGCCAAAGCCTTCGGTACAG ACAGTGTTCCAGGAGACCTGAATGAGCCTTTCTACAGGGACCAGTATGAGCAGGAGCACCTGAAGCCTCCGGTGGTGAGCCTGCTGCTGTCAGCTGAGCTGTACTGCCGAGCAGGAAGTCTGATTTTAAAGAGCGATGCTGTCAAACCTCTGCTGGGTCATGACGCCGTCATCCAGGCTCTGGCTCAGAAGGGCCTGTACGTCACTGACCAGGAGAGACTGGTGACCGAGAGAGACCTGCAGAAGAAACCCATCCAGATG AGCGCCCACCTGGCCATGATTGACACGCTAATGATGGCGTATACAGCAGAGACGGTGAGTGTGGAGAAGGTGATGGCCTGCATGCAGCAATACTCCACCGATTACACAGACGGAGACGTGCCCTACGACACAGAGGATGCAGTCACTAGCTGGATGAATAAG GTGAATGAATACTTGAAAGAAATCATAATGCAGGAGCAACGGAGGACGGAGGCGCAGAACGCAGAGCCTGTTGAGAATCCAAAG TCTCCGACCAAGTGGTATATGAAGCTGGTTCCT GCACGTTACAGGAAGGAGCAGGTTCTGCCCAAGATGATGCCGTGGATCCCTCCAGTGGACAACCTCCTGAAGGACAGCACGGATGGCTGTGCCCTCGCCGCCCTCCTGCACTTTTACTGCCCCACCATCATCCTCCTGGAAG ACGTTTGCCTGAAGGAGACCATGTCGCTGGCAGACAGTCTGTACAACCTCCAGCTCGTCCAGGACTTCTGTAAGGAACACTTGAACCATTGCTGCCACTTCAGTCTGGAGGACATGCTCTACGCTCATTCTTCCATCAAA AATAACTATCTTGTGTTTATGGCTGAGCTGTTCTGGTGGTTCGAGGTCGTTAAGCCACCATTCATCCAGCCTCAGGTGTTGGATACTGAAG CACCAGCCCCTTCACTGAAAAATCTGCCATCTGTGCCCATCTCAAAGGTCACTAAGAGAAGTTTCATGGAACAACCACCTAGTCCAGACAGACCAAG TCTGCCACTCCGACCTCAACCACAGACTCCAGGCTCAG GTGAGATCAAGAGATCGACCTCAATGTCATTTGTGGAAAGCTTTATGGGTACTTGGCCCAAAGAGAA GTCTGCTGCTCAGGGAGTGTTCTTTGAAATCCCATTTGATAAAGAGAGCACCAATCAAACACCTACTGGACGGGGGATGACTCGCTCTGTCAGCACTGAAGGTTTTGGTTCCAAGATACCCCACGGCACCAAGGGCATCAAAAGAAACCTGTCCTTTCAGCCGGTTAATGGCAAGAACATGGGCATTGAGGAGGAAGTCTGTCCTGACAGCCTATCAGGAAATCATAATAGCCATCTAAATGGCTCAGGGCCACCTAGCATTGAAGAGGCCCTTGAGATCATCCACAACTCAGAGAAGAAATCTCAGAGCCCCAGGGCCCATGCGCCCAGTGAGGGCTTCTTTCTTCACCTCCAGAATAAAAGTGATTTGAACCCTGAAGCAAAGGATGCCGAGCTAGACTCCGTTTCAGAATCATCCAAAGGGATTGCTAGCACATCCACCACTGAAGTAGACACCGGCATCCATGTGCGGACAGAGGACATCCAAGAGACACTAGATGAGGATTCATCCCTAAGGGATTGTACTGTCAGCATGGAGCTTGACACAGATCAAGACTTTGAAGCAAGAGCTTCCCATAGCCAGGGCTCTACAAGCCCATGTCCCAGCACCCTAAGCAGCAAGTCCCCTGCTGGAAGTACCCCTGGGATTAAGATGACCAGCTTTGCTGAGCAGAAGCTCCGTAAACTGAATCCAAACATGGAGGCTAAAGGTGCTGCTTCCCAAAGTACAACACCAGACGGATTAGATCTCGGTATTCCTCACTCTGTCTCCTGGGCTCCTTCACCTGAGGTGAGCCCTGCACATCAGCCATCCAAAGACCCGGCCCATGCCATGGCTGCGGAAATGGTGCAGCTGCGTATGAGACTTGAGGAGAAGCGTCGAGCTATTGAGGCTCAGAAGAAGAAAGTAGAGGCGGCTTTTACCCGACACCGCCAGAAGATGGGACGCAGTGCCTTCCTCACAGTTGTCAAGAGGAAAGGAGTAGATGGCACCTCACCTTCTCAGGAGGACACTCCTAGCTCGGAGGGAAGCAAGACACCAGCGGAGACACCTCAGCCAGTCAAGTCTCCGGTGAAGTCTGCGGGTGAGGACGGGACATCCGAGGCAGATCTGATGGAATACACACGTTCCATTGAGAAGCTCAATGCTTCCCTAAGCTTCTTGCAGAACGAGATGCAGCGGCTGGCCCAGCAGCAGGAGGTAATCATGCAGATGCGGGAGCAACAGGCTTGGGTTGTGTCGCCACCTCAACCTTCTCCACAAAAGCAGGTGCGAGATCTCCGAGGGAGTGGGGCGCGCTCTTCTGGGTCTCCCTCACCTGCGGATTCTCCTAGAGCTACGCACCGTTCCCCTACAAACCTTAAGAGGAAGTCTGCTTCTTTCCATTCAAAGACACCAAGGACACCCAGACCCAGTGAGCTAAAGGTCACTCCCTTCAACCGAGTCCTGACCGTTCCACAGTCGGTGGACAGCATACCACGCTTAAGAAGGTTCTCCCCATCTCAGTCCATGTACTGCTCATTTTCTTATTTGGGAAATGAGAAGAAACCACCATCAGGAGTTGAAGCCACAGACAAAGGCATAGAACAAGGCCTTGAGTCTTTATCGATTGAATGTTCTTCTGGTACCATTACCTCCCCATCCAATGAAACCCAGCAGGCTGTAACTGAAGATGTTGACTCATCAGCCAAGGAGCCAGAAGAAAGGGTAGAGGAGAGCAAGAAGGAGAACGAGGCAAAAGAAGAAAGGGAACAGCTGAAGAAGCCAGCAAATGAGATAAAGCCGGCAGTGGAATCTAGTGTGTCGGAAGTTTTGACGCAGATTGTAATGGAGACCGTCATTGTCACTCCCACCGAGCCAGCTGATATTGCCCATCAGACCAACAAAAATTTGATTGAGGTTCCATTGTCTGTTCTCAAGCCCCTGGATGGACAGACATTACAAGATGAAGGCGAGAAGGAGACCTCAGGGGAAAATCTGGACGATGAGCAGAAAATGTGCCGTGGATTCTTCTTTAAG GATGATATGAAGGAAGAGGACAGCATGGCCATGAAACGAGCAGCAATTCTGGAGAAAAGGCTGAGAAGGGAACGGGAGAGCCAGCAAAGGAAACAACAGCTAGAGGCGGAGCTTGAGCAAAAGAAAGAAGAGGCCAG ATTGAAAGCAGAGGAAGACCGCATGAAGAAGGAAGAAGACAAAGCCCGGCGGGAGTTTATCAAACAAGAATACCTGAGGAGAAAACAGCTGAAGCTTATGGAGGACATGGACACGCTGGTCAAACCACGGCCTATGGGGGCCAAACAGAGAAAACCACGGCCCAAGTCCATCCACAGAGATGTGATGGAGTCCCCCAGGACTCCTGTCAGGGCCACGGCAG GTTCACGACCTCGTGTTTTTTCAGTTTCCAGCCTGTCTCTGGCGTCTCTTGGAGATAATGACAGTGTCAACTCGGATAAGAAAACACAAAG AAGCCACAGCTTAGCATCTGGCAGGCTTTTCTTCTATCTGAGCTCTCCTAGTGTGAGAAATAGAAG TAGGCCTGACTCAGCAGACGGTTGCCTGTCGCCCACTCGCTCCAGCAGCCGTAATGAAGAGAAAGACTGGGAGAATGGTTCCACCACATCCTCACTTACGTCCAATACCGAATACACAg GTCCTAAATTATATAAGGAACCCAGTGCAAAGTCAAATAAGCATATCATTCAGAATGCTTTGGCACATTGCTGTTTGGCTGGCAAAGTCAATGAGGGACAGAAAAACAAGATTTTGGAA GAAATGGAGAAATCAGGGGCCAACAACTTCCTGCTCCTGTTCCGGGATTCCGGCTGCCAGTTCCGCTCTGTCTTCACATACTGCCCCGACACAGAGGAAATCAACAAGTTGGCCGGCATCGGTCCTAAAACCATCTCGCGCAAGATGATTGACGGCCTCTACAAGTACAACTCAGACAGGAAGCAGTTCAGCCAAATACCAGCCAAGACCATGTCGGCCAGCGTCGATGCCATCACGATCCACAGCCACCTGTGGCACACCAAAAAACCAGGAACGCCGAAGAAAGTAGTGGCCCTGAAGTCCTAG